The DNA region TTCAAAGTGCTACAAAGCTGTTCTTTATAGAAGCAATCGGCCTAACCCGGCGTTGACTTTCCTGGCAGCGAGTATAAAAGGCGTTTAAATGATATTAGTTATCATTCAAATTACCTTTCATTCCTTTTCACCTTAGCCAGACATAATTAAACAAAAGACTTCTAATGCCCGCCTGGCAAGCCCTCCAGGCACTTTGCGGGGCTTTCCATGATTGATTAAGTGAATAAATTTGATGTAGAAAATTTACTTGCCAACTGTTTGCACATAAAATCAATCCGTTGACCGCACTGCGACATTTCGTCACTGCCTCGACTCTTTATCAAGCACAGAGACCTTTGCTCTCTAACAAGGACTGCCAGCATGCCCGAATCGACAGGTCTGATTGCCCACAACTGGGGCTTCGCCATTTTCCTTTTGGGTGTAGTAGGCCTTTGCGCCTTCATGCTCGGCCTCTCCAGCCTGCTCGGAAGCAAGGCCTGGGGCCGCAGCAAGAACGAACCGTTCGAGTCCGGCATGCTGCCTACCGGCAGTGCGCGCCTGCGACTCTCCGCCAAATTCTATCTGGTCGCGATGCTGTTCGTGATCTTTGACATCGAAGCCCTCTTTCTCTTTGCCTGGTCTGTGTCCGTCCGCGAAAGCGGCTGGACCGGATTCGTCGAAGCTCTCGTTTTCATAG from Pseudomonas syringae includes:
- a CDS encoding NADH-quinone oxidoreductase subunit A produces the protein MPESTGLIAHNWGFAIFLLGVVGLCAFMLGLSSLLGSKAWGRSKNEPFESGMLPTGSARLRLSAKFYLVAMLFVIFDIEALFLFAWSVSVRESGWTGFVEALVFIAILLAGLVYLWRVGALDWAPEGRRNRQAKLKQ